From Verrucomicrobia bacterium S94, the proteins below share one genomic window:
- a CDS encoding MFS transporter translates to MNKQVKAFIYAIIVALGGFVFGLDAAVISGTVSFVTEQFGLSELQVGILVSSPAFGVLFALLAAGPLCNKIGRKKTLIIIAGMYWISAVTSALAPNYIGLVCARILGGLAFTSITVSAMYIGEIAPAKWRGKLVSVNQMNIVLGLTAAYFVNYLLVKATDAEAAWAVKLNMEQHIWRYMLGSEIVPALLWLVALFFIPESPRWLVYRGRIEEAKMIMRKITPDDEIDEQITAMEESLHRGDEELSVMSQIRELCHKRMRIAVIVAIIISIAQQLSGINAILFYAPTVFEQLGGGTNTAFLQTVWIGLVSVVFTLAAILLVDKLGRRPMILFGLLWVTASHLICAYGFKTATYTLPPESLQELPAEVDAHALAPVVGREFGSDIEFKDALIEVLGEEATRTHAAAIIKEAADMNAGLVLGGILSFIGAFHFSIGPLMWVLFSELFPTSLRGVAIPFFALVSSTISAAVQFMFPWQLANMGGTSIFMFYAIVGAVGCAAIWPFLPETKNLSIEEIQLQLEKKTL, encoded by the coding sequence ATGAACAAACAGGTTAAGGCTTTTATATATGCCATTATCGTTGCGCTTGGGGGCTTTGTTTTCGGGCTCGATGCCGCCGTGATTTCCGGAACGGTGAGTTTTGTGACGGAGCAGTTCGGCCTGAGTGAGCTGCAGGTGGGCATTCTGGTCAGTTCGCCGGCGTTCGGGGTGTTGTTTGCGCTTCTGGCGGCGGGGCCGCTGTGTAATAAAATCGGGCGGAAGAAAACCCTGATCATTATTGCCGGAATGTACTGGATCTCGGCCGTGACTTCTGCGCTGGCGCCCAATTATATCGGACTGGTCTGCGCCCGTATTCTCGGCGGGCTGGCATTTACATCGATTACGGTTTCCGCGATGTATATCGGGGAAATTGCGCCGGCAAAATGGCGGGGAAAGCTGGTTTCGGTAAACCAGATGAACATTGTGCTGGGTTTGACGGCCGCCTATTTTGTCAACTATCTGCTGGTGAAGGCAACGGATGCCGAGGCGGCGTGGGCGGTGAAGCTGAATATGGAACAGCACATCTGGCGCTACATGCTCGGATCGGAAATTGTGCCGGCTCTGCTTTGGCTTGTGGCTCTGTTCTTTATTCCGGAAAGCCCGCGTTGGCTGGTGTATAGGGGCCGCATTGAAGAAGCCAAGATGATCATGCGCAAAATTACGCCGGATGATGAGATCGATGAACAGATTACCGCGATGGAAGAGAGCCTGCATCGCGGAGATGAAGAACTTTCGGTGATGTCGCAGATCCGGGAACTGTGTCACAAACGTATGCGGATTGCAGTGATCGTGGCCATTATTATTTCCATTGCACAGCAGCTTTCAGGCATTAACGCGATTCTGTTTTATGCGCCGACCGTTTTTGAACAGCTGGGCGGGGGAACCAATACGGCGTTTCTGCAGACAGTCTGGATCGGTCTGGTTTCAGTGGTCTTTACACTGGCGGCGATTCTGCTGGTTGACAAACTGGGGCGCCGTCCGATGATTCTTTTCGGTCTGCTCTGGGTGACGGCCAGTCATCTGATCTGTGCGTATGGATTTAAAACGGCGACGTATACTCTTCCGCCGGAATCACTGCAGGAACTGCCGGCCGAAGTGGATGCCCATGCGCTGGCTCCGGTGGTCGGGCGGGAATTCGGCAGTGATATCGAATTCAAGGATGCCCTGATTGAAGTGCTTGGGGAAGAGGCGACGCGGACTCATGCGGCTGCCATTATTAAGGAGGCGGCGGACATGAATGCCGGGCTCGTGCTCGGCGGAATTCTGAGCTTTATCGGAGCTTTTCATTTTTCGATCGGCCCCTTGATGTGGGTGCTGTTTTCCGAGTTGTTCCCGACCTCTCTGCGCGGTGTGGCGATCCCGTTTTTTGCACTGGTGAGCAGTACGATCAGTGCTGCGGTGCAGTTTATGTTCCCGTGGCAGTTGGCGAATATGGGCGGAACGTCTATTTTTATGTTCTACGCCATTGTCGGAGCGGTGGGCTGCGCGGCGATCTGGCCGTTCCTGCCGGAGACCAAGAATCTGAGTATTGAAGAGATCCAGCTGCAGCTGGAAAAGAAAACCTTATAA
- a CDS encoding aldehyde dehydrogenase family protein codes for MSEIKFYPCYINGEWIGKDAAERIPVENPATGRVWAEVPVCTTEQVQLALETSKTAQEAWQDLPAIQRANYIYAIADRLKAERDYFAELLVKEQGKPLAEALGEVDDTIRYMTYNAEAARRLTGHIFPSDHPNEQLWIHKVPYGVTVGLCAFNYPLALIGRKLGPALVAGNTIVLKPHEVTPVTASEFCRLVEEAGVPKGVVNMVIGTGAAVGEALVSNPITRLVTMTGSTRAGQAICATAAPNVTKLVLELGGNAPFIVCEDADLDKAAEAAVVARFANCGQVCICNETVLVHEAVAEEFTEKVLKRVAEIKLGDPMKNEGMGPSTSPAGLARIEELVNKAVAEGVTVACGGKKPEGAEFEGGNWYEPTVLLNVKKDSIMVKEEIFGPVMPIVKISGYEEALEITNASEDGLSAYLFTENYRRFIHAIGHLQVGTIFINHGIVGYIQGFHSGHKRSGLGGEDGIHGVEEMLQKRTIYLGC; via the coding sequence ATGAGCGAAATTAAGTTTTACCCCTGCTACATCAACGGAGAATGGATCGGCAAAGATGCCGCCGAACGTATCCCGGTGGAAAATCCGGCCACCGGAAGGGTCTGGGCCGAAGTTCCGGTCTGCACGACGGAACAGGTACAGCTGGCACTGGAAACGTCAAAGACCGCCCAGGAAGCCTGGCAGGACCTGCCGGCCATTCAGCGCGCCAACTATATCTATGCCATTGCCGACCGCCTGAAAGCAGAACGCGACTATTTTGCCGAACTGCTGGTGAAGGAACAGGGAAAACCGCTGGCCGAAGCACTGGGCGAAGTGGACGACACCATTCGATACATGACCTACAATGCCGAAGCCGCGCGCCGTCTTACCGGGCATATCTTCCCCTCCGATCACCCCAACGAACAGCTCTGGATTCATAAAGTACCGTACGGCGTCACCGTCGGCCTCTGCGCCTTCAACTATCCACTGGCATTGATCGGGCGCAAACTGGGCCCCGCGTTGGTGGCCGGGAATACGATTGTACTGAAACCCCATGAAGTCACCCCCGTCACAGCATCTGAATTCTGCCGGCTGGTGGAAGAGGCCGGCGTACCGAAAGGCGTCGTGAATATGGTGATCGGTACCGGTGCCGCCGTAGGCGAAGCGCTGGTTTCAAATCCGATCACCAGACTGGTCACCATGACCGGCAGTACCCGGGCCGGACAGGCCATCTGTGCAACCGCTGCACCGAATGTCACCAAACTCGTCCTGGAACTGGGCGGAAATGCGCCGTTCATCGTCTGCGAAGATGCCGATCTTGACAAAGCCGCCGAAGCCGCCGTGGTCGCCCGCTTTGCCAACTGCGGACAGGTCTGCATCTGCAACGAAACCGTTCTGGTTCATGAAGCTGTTGCAGAAGAATTTACCGAAAAGGTACTCAAACGCGTGGCGGAAATCAAACTGGGCGATCCCATGAAAAACGAAGGGATGGGTCCGAGCACCAGCCCGGCAGGACTTGCCCGCATCGAGGAGCTCGTAAACAAAGCCGTTGCCGAAGGGGTTACAGTAGCCTGCGGCGGCAAAAAGCCGGAAGGTGCGGAATTTGAAGGCGGCAACTGGTATGAACCGACTGTACTGCTGAACGTGAAAAAAGATTCCATCATGGTCAAAGAGGAAATTTTCGGACCGGTTATGCCGATCGTTAAAATCTCCGGTTATGAAGAGGCCCTTGAGATCACCAATGCAAGCGAAGACGGACTCTCCGCCTATCTGTTCACCGAAAACTACCGCCGCTTCATACACGCCATCGGACACCTTCAGGTGGGTACCATCTTCATCAACCACGGCATTGTCGGCTATATTCAGGGCTTCCATTCCGGCCATAAACGCAGCGGACTCGGCGGCGAAGACGGCATCCACGGTGTGGAGGAAATGCTTCAGAAACGCACCATCTATCTGGGCTGCTGA
- a CDS encoding IclR family transcriptional regulator produces the protein MAVVKKKTSYQAPALEKGLDILEYLSTQSESRTQVEIAQALGRNPSELYRMLACLEEREYIAKGESGNGYRLTLRLFHLSHRQHTATLLRKAAHIPMEALAEETGQACHLTFQHGTSLIVMMERMPARRVCLSVGEGSVFPISLTASGKVLLSRMSEEIAHQTLEDDPEYTRRSKADRQRILNDISEARKNGFLVQESELTEGTTDIAVPIGIDGSGTSAVLGVSYLNTAKGADTLRQTYLKSALLHAEEINRNLGVIR, from the coding sequence ATGGCCGTCGTAAAAAAAAAGACCAGTTACCAGGCTCCTGCTCTCGAAAAAGGACTGGATATCCTTGAATATCTTTCAACCCAGTCGGAATCGCGCACACAGGTAGAAATTGCCCAGGCGCTGGGACGCAACCCCAGCGAACTCTATCGCATGCTCGCCTGTCTGGAGGAACGTGAATATATTGCAAAAGGCGAATCGGGAAACGGCTATCGTCTGACCCTGCGCCTGTTTCACCTCAGTCATCGCCAGCATACCGCGACTCTGCTGCGGAAAGCGGCTCATATTCCTATGGAAGCCCTGGCCGAGGAAACCGGTCAGGCCTGCCACCTCACGTTCCAGCACGGCACCTCCCTGATTGTGATGATGGAACGTATGCCGGCACGCAGGGTGTGCCTGTCCGTCGGCGAAGGCTCCGTATTCCCCATCAGTCTGACGGCCTCCGGAAAAGTACTGCTGTCCCGGATGTCCGAGGAAATCGCGCACCAGACCCTGGAGGATGACCCGGAATACACCCGCCGCAGCAAGGCTGACCGGCAGCGGATTCTGAATGACATTTCCGAAGCCCGCAAAAACGGATTCCTGGTACAGGAGAGCGAACTTACCGAAGGAACAACCGATATTGCCGTACCGATTGGCATTGACGGATCCGGCACCTCGGCCGTACTGGGCGTATCCTATCTCAATACCGCGAAAGGCGCAGATACTCTCCGCCAGACCTATCTGAAATCTGCGCTGCTGCACGCAGAAGAAATCAACCGTAACTTAGGAGTTATCCGATGA
- a CDS encoding sulfatase: MKRLIFLLALSCLAAAARKPNIVLLFSDDAGYADFGFNGSRHFKTPCLDELVTQGVKLNQFYVSAAVCGPSRAGLLTGMYQQKLGFEENNVPGYMSANGTTGDDMGLQPGVPTVGNYLQELGYKTAVFGKWHQGNADRFHPLKRGFDEFVGFRGGARSFYAYKEGDDFRPEDRLEWGFGEFKEPEYYLTDVLADEAIKFMERNREHPFFAYVSFNAVHTPIQPDPKDSELFSALEGKRRKLAQLTWSMDRAIGRILDALDEMELRENTLIVYTNDNGGPTDASTSSNWPLSGCKATHLEGGIRVPGIVVWKGKLAAGVEYDKPLSTLDLLPTFINAAGGDASGIEELDGVDMMPYLTGENQGRPHQTLYWKKENRGTIRDGDWKLLRFPDRPAELYNIEADPSELNNLATEYPDKVAELYKKLFAWECTLERPKFMLKRLYEEKAMERLDQFRKQYP, from the coding sequence ATGAAACGGCTTATATTTCTGTTGGCTCTATCCTGTCTGGCGGCTGCAGCCCGTAAACCGAATATTGTTCTTCTTTTTTCGGATGACGCGGGGTATGCCGACTTCGGCTTCAACGGGAGTCGGCATTTTAAGACGCCCTGTTTGGACGAACTGGTTACACAGGGCGTTAAGCTCAATCAGTTTTATGTGTCGGCTGCCGTTTGCGGCCCGTCGCGTGCGGGTCTGCTGACGGGCATGTATCAGCAGAAGCTGGGGTTCGAGGAAAATAATGTGCCGGGTTATATGAGTGCGAATGGCACCACCGGGGATGATATGGGGCTTCAGCCCGGAGTTCCAACCGTAGGAAATTATCTGCAGGAACTGGGCTATAAAACCGCCGTTTTCGGGAAGTGGCATCAGGGCAATGCGGACCGGTTTCATCCGTTGAAGCGCGGATTTGATGAGTTTGTCGGTTTCCGCGGCGGAGCCCGCAGTTTTTATGCGTATAAAGAAGGTGATGATTTCCGTCCGGAAGATCGGCTGGAGTGGGGATTCGGCGAATTTAAGGAGCCGGAATATTATCTGACTGATGTGCTGGCAGATGAGGCGATTAAATTCATGGAGCGAAACCGGGAGCATCCTTTCTTTGCCTATGTTTCTTTCAATGCCGTACACACCCCGATTCAGCCGGACCCGAAGGATTCGGAGCTGTTTTCGGCGCTGGAGGGGAAACGCCGTAAACTGGCGCAGCTGACGTGGTCGATGGACCGAGCGATCGGCCGTATTCTGGATGCGCTGGATGAGATGGAACTTCGGGAAAACACATTGATTGTTTACACCAATGACAATGGCGGACCGACGGATGCCAGCACCTCAAGCAACTGGCCGCTGAGCGGATGTAAAGCGACACATCTGGAGGGCGGTATTCGTGTGCCCGGAATTGTAGTCTGGAAAGGAAAACTGGCGGCGGGGGTGGAATATGACAAGCCGCTGAGTACCCTTGATCTTCTTCCAACGTTTATCAATGCGGCGGGAGGCGATGCTTCCGGAATTGAAGAACTCGATGGAGTGGATATGATGCCTTATCTCACCGGCGAAAATCAGGGACGGCCGCATCAGACGCTGTACTGGAAAAAAGAGAACCGCGGAACGATTCGCGATGGAGACTGGAAGCTGCTGCGTTTCCCGGATCGTCCGGCCGAGTTGTATAACATTGAAGCGGATCCGTCGGAACTGAACAATCTGGCAACGGAATATCCTGATAAAGTGGCTGAGCTGTATAAAAAGCTGTTTGCCTGGGAGTGCACGCTGGAACGGCCGAAGTTCATGCTGAAACGGCTCTATGAGGAAAAGGCGATGGAACGGCTGGATCAGTTCCGGAAGCAGTATCCGTAA
- a CDS encoding SDR family oxidoreductase, with the protein MKTVLITGANRGIGLGLVKCYLEAGFRVVAACRRPERLEFEHENLVPLKMDVSDSASIRSAAECIRRDGIRFDLLINNAGICPLETLGEWTAEAFSQTFCVNATGPALVAQAVIPLMNSGSKLVNMTSGMGSLELNLNPRKGLDAYAMSKAALNMLTRRLASRLASEGIALYCVSPGWVQTDMGGAEAPVGVDEAASRIVKTIEQLSMEQSGLFLSENGETIPW; encoded by the coding sequence ATGAAAACGGTTCTGATTACCGGTGCGAACCGGGGCATCGGCCTTGGGTTGGTGAAATGTTATCTGGAAGCGGGCTTCCGGGTGGTTGCCGCCTGCCGCAGGCCGGAAAGGCTTGAATTTGAACATGAAAACCTGGTTCCGCTGAAAATGGATGTCAGCGATTCAGCGTCGATCAGAAGTGCCGCTGAGTGCATCCGCCGGGATGGAATCCGGTTTGATCTGCTCATCAACAATGCCGGGATTTGCCCGCTGGAGACGCTGGGCGAATGGACCGCCGAGGCTTTTTCGCAGACCTTCTGTGTGAATGCCACCGGTCCGGCACTGGTGGCGCAGGCCGTGATTCCTTTAATGAATTCCGGATCAAAGCTGGTGAATATGACTTCGGGGATGGGGTCGCTTGAACTGAACCTGAATCCCCGGAAGGGCCTTGATGCCTATGCCATGAGTAAAGCGGCGCTGAATATGCTGACGCGCCGGCTGGCGAGCCGGTTGGCGTCTGAAGGCATTGCGTTGTATTGTGTCAGCCCCGGATGGGTGCAGACGGATATGGGCGGGGCCGAAGCTCCGGTGGGGGTCGATGAAGCTGCATCGCGGATTGTAAAAACGATTGAACAGTTATCAATGGAGCAGAGTGGTCTGTTCCTGAGTGAAAATGGAGAGACGATACCATGGTAA
- a CDS encoding extracellular solute-binding protein codes for MADKIQLKGMTWDHSRGYVSVVATAQRFHELNPHVDIYWDKRSLQEFADKPIAEIAEAYDFLVIDHPWAGFASVSGILQPLEKLISEEYLADQAANSVGQSHMSYHFNGRQWALAIDAACPVSAARPDLLEKAGEAIPGTFDELIALGKKGLVCCPSIPLDVYGNFLNLLKAAGASIFPNEEEVAEKEAGVLALEQLKQLADVVPPEFFELNPIRTMEVMSSTDRFAYAPYTYGYTNYSRPGYAKHLVTFHDVIGMEAGRPGSTMLGGTGLAISAKCKHTEIAAAYACFTASPEIQRGLFFESGGQPGHRGAWEAPETNAACSDFFRNTLPTLDRAFVRPRYAGYLDFQDAAGYPIHDFLKNGGRAEDVLDQLNVMYRKSKASS; via the coding sequence ATGGCCGATAAAATACAGTTGAAAGGGATGACCTGGGATCATTCGCGAGGGTACGTTTCTGTCGTTGCCACTGCACAGCGATTTCATGAGCTTAACCCGCATGTCGATATTTACTGGGATAAACGCTCGCTGCAGGAATTTGCCGATAAACCGATTGCCGAGATTGCAGAGGCGTATGATTTTCTGGTGATCGATCATCCGTGGGCCGGTTTTGCATCGGTCAGCGGGATTCTTCAGCCCCTGGAAAAATTAATTTCGGAGGAATACCTTGCAGATCAGGCCGCCAACTCGGTGGGGCAGTCGCACATGAGTTATCATTTTAACGGCCGTCAGTGGGCGCTGGCCATTGATGCTGCCTGTCCGGTATCGGCCGCCCGTCCTGATCTGCTGGAAAAAGCCGGGGAAGCCATTCCGGGTACCTTTGATGAACTGATTGCTTTGGGAAAAAAGGGGCTGGTGTGCTGTCCGAGTATTCCGCTCGATGTTTACGGAAATTTTCTGAATCTGCTGAAAGCGGCCGGAGCGTCTATTTTCCCTAATGAGGAAGAGGTGGCGGAAAAAGAAGCGGGGGTGCTTGCTCTTGAACAGCTGAAACAGCTGGCTGATGTGGTGCCTCCTGAGTTCTTTGAACTGAATCCGATCCGCACCATGGAGGTGATGTCGTCCACGGACCGTTTTGCCTATGCTCCGTACACCTATGGCTATACCAACTATTCGCGGCCGGGTTATGCGAAGCACCTTGTGACTTTTCATGATGTAATCGGAATGGAAGCGGGGCGGCCGGGGTCCACCATGCTGGGCGGAACCGGACTGGCGATTTCTGCAAAATGTAAACATACGGAAATCGCTGCCGCATATGCCTGTTTTACAGCCTCGCCGGAAATTCAGCGCGGCCTCTTTTTTGAATCGGGCGGGCAGCCGGGTCATCGCGGGGCCTGGGAGGCCCCGGAAACCAATGCCGCCTGTTCTGATTTTTTCCGCAATACATTGCCGACGCTTGACCGGGCTTTTGTCCGCCCGCGTTATGCCGGGTATCTTGATTTTCAGGATGCTGCGGGTTATCCGATTCACGACTTCCTGAAAAACGGAGGGCGTGCGGAGGATGTACTGGATCAATTGAATGTTATGTATCGTAAATCAAAGGCCTCATCATGA
- a CDS encoding sulfatase, protein MVKYITAVVLSLLAFSAAADERPNILIILADDLGYGDVGFTGSTEIKTPVLDTLAENGVVCANGYATHSYCGPSRAGLLTGRHQARFGMEINATYSPYDMHMGLPASEKTFGKRLQAAGYKTGIIGKWHVGAAPNHHPNNRGFDYFYGFLSGGHSYWPEEVTTAMPLVLDDGKLNYGANEGTSLPLLRNDNIGEYNEYLTTALSRDAARFVKEAEKPFCLYLAYNAPHSPLEAPKETIEKYNHIQDWNRRVYAAMVDEMDQGIGMVVDALKESGKFENTLIFFLSDNGGVGSPPWNPSENWADNGPFLQGKASWLEGGIHVPYFVHWPKGLTKSGTFDGLVSSLDITATAVALAGGDTSGKPLDGVNLIPYLNGEKKGSPHAALYWRERDSTAWAVRTPKAKFVKNNWKNEICVFDMVNDPYESTNIIDKAPETRAELARLWNEWNADNQANVLLHAYDYQQYRLQMYENLYNELKAKAAKKKPLVIQ, encoded by the coding sequence ATGGTAAAATATATTACAGCGGTTGTGCTGAGTCTGTTGGCCTTTTCGGCCGCAGCGGATGAACGTCCGAATATTCTGATTATTCTGGCCGATGATCTCGGTTATGGCGATGTGGGTTTCACCGGATCGACCGAAATTAAAACCCCGGTACTTGATACGCTGGCGGAAAACGGCGTGGTCTGTGCAAACGGGTATGCGACGCACTCCTATTGCGGGCCGTCGCGCGCCGGTCTGTTGACCGGCCGGCATCAGGCCCGTTTCGGTATGGAAATCAATGCCACATATTCACCGTATGATATGCATATGGGATTGCCCGCGTCAGAAAAGACGTTCGGGAAACGGCTGCAGGCGGCGGGCTATAAAACCGGGATTATCGGAAAGTGGCATGTCGGGGCCGCTCCGAATCATCATCCGAATAACCGCGGTTTTGATTATTTTTACGGTTTTCTTTCCGGCGGTCATTCCTACTGGCCCGAAGAGGTAACCACGGCCATGCCGCTGGTGCTGGATGACGGGAAGCTCAATTATGGCGCTAACGAAGGGACTTCGCTGCCGCTGCTGCGGAATGACAATATCGGCGAATACAATGAATATCTGACCACGGCGCTGAGCCGGGATGCCGCACGGTTTGTGAAAGAGGCTGAAAAACCGTTCTGCCTCTATCTGGCCTATAATGCGCCGCACAGTCCGCTGGAGGCACCAAAGGAAACGATTGAAAAATATAATCATATCCAAGACTGGAACCGACGGGTATATGCGGCCATGGTTGATGAAATGGATCAGGGCATCGGTATGGTGGTTGATGCGCTGAAGGAATCCGGAAAATTTGAAAATACGCTGATCTTTTTCCTGTCGGACAATGGCGGGGTTGGATCGCCGCCGTGGAATCCTTCAGAAAACTGGGCGGATAACGGACCGTTTCTTCAAGGAAAAGCCAGCTGGCTGGAGGGAGGCATTCACGTGCCGTATTTCGTACATTGGCCGAAGGGTCTGACCAAAAGCGGAACCTTTGACGGGCTGGTTTCATCGCTCGATATCACGGCCACGGCGGTGGCGCTGGCCGGCGGGGATACATCCGGAAAACCGCTGGACGGGGTGAATCTGATTCCCTATCTCAACGGGGAAAAGAAGGGTTCACCGCATGCTGCGCTCTACTGGCGTGAACGCGACAGTACGGCCTGGGCGGTGCGGACACCGAAGGCCAAGTTTGTGAAGAACAACTGGAAGAATGAAATCTGCGTGTTCGATATGGTGAATGATCCGTATGAATCAACCAACATTATCGATAAAGCACCGGAAACGCGGGCCGAGCTCGCCCGGCTCTGGAATGAATGGAATGCGGATAACCAGGCCAATGTCCTGCTGCATGCCTACGATTATCAGCAGTACCGGCTGCAGATGTATGAGAATCTTTACAATGAACTTAAGGCCAAGGCGGCGAAGAAAAAGCCCCTTGTCATTCAGTAA
- a CDS encoding cupin domain-containing protein, with protein sequence MADHIRMTNKNGASVLSKSKLPEFDASDFPAGWSGRSLGDSGIFIFMFNVAADAEEFEIHTSEDEWLAYVVNGSGTLYAGTADLQKTEGMDYKAGDFITFEAHTPHGWKNGPEPSRILFAKRA encoded by the coding sequence ATGGCTGATCATATTCGAATGACAAATAAAAACGGCGCAAGCGTGCTGTCGAAAAGCAAATTGCCTGAGTTTGATGCCAGCGATTTTCCCGCCGGCTGGTCCGGGCGCAGTCTCGGGGATTCCGGCATATTTATCTTCATGTTCAACGTCGCCGCTGACGCTGAGGAATTTGAAATCCACACTTCGGAAGATGAGTGGCTGGCCTACGTGGTCAACGGCTCCGGCACACTGTATGCCGGTACCGCGGATCTGCAAAAAACAGAAGGCATGGACTACAAGGCCGGCGATTTTATCACCTTCGAAGCTCATACGCCCCACGGCTGGAAAAACGGCCCTGAACCAAGCCGCATTCTTTTCGCCAAACGGGCCTAA